The Corticium candelabrum chromosome 17, ooCorCand1.1, whole genome shotgun sequence genome has a segment encoding these proteins:
- the LOC134193179 gene encoding SPRY domain-containing protein 3-like: MSAMDVCGEKCPSSSLLWRESSQIAIDGNRLSYTGRRQVYFRHEDVGIAIGRHRFSNSRRYFEFLIENTGNEAEINIGVVHEQYSLDMFPGWEPGSAAYHADDGFLFDEVARSQNFCVNTLTKLGVCGRGDRIGCGVRFRNGPLDGMNTLDGVNGLAEGAEKTRATVFFTKNGYEVGCCEQEVPLKGLYPSIGLRSVGSLIQIDMTSFQPVPPLKDICRSCISVLVNFQDVEGLPIPKCLITYLRQRLWLKKCPS; the protein is encoded by the exons ATGAGTGCAATGGACGTGTGTGGCGAAAAATGCCCGTCATCCTCGCTGCTTTGGAGAGAGTCGAGTCAAATAGCAATAGACGGCAACCGTTTGTCGTACACCGGCAGAAGACAAGTATATTTCCGTCACGAGGACGTTGGAATAGCAATCGGCAGACATCGCTTCTCCAACTCGCGAAGATACTTCGAGTTTCTTATTGAAAACACGGGAAATGAGGCAGAAATTAACATTGGTGTTGTGCACGAACAATATTCTCTCGATATGTTTCCGGGTTGGGAGCCTGGGTCAGCAGCCTACCATGCAGATGACGGCTTTTTGTTTGATGAGGTCGCAAGATCACAGAATTTTTGTGTGAACACATTAACGAAACTCGGAGTTTGTGGTAGAGGGGACAGGATAGGATGTGGCGTTCGATTTCGAAATGGACCGTTGGATGGGATGAATACATTGGATGGGGTGAATGGATTGGCAGAAGGTGCGGAGAAGACTAGAGCAACCGTGTTTTTTACAAAGAATGGGTATGAAGTTGGATGTTGTGAACAAGAGGTGCCGTTGAAGGGTCTCTATCCGTCAATTGGGTTACGAAGTGTTGGTTCACTAATTCAAATTGACATGACCTCCTTCCAACCTG TTCCTCCTCTGAAGGACATTTGTCGATCTTGCATCTCTGTGCTCGTGAATTTCCAAGACGTTGAAGGTCTGCCAATACCAAAGTGTCTCATAACATACCTGCGACAACGATTGTGGCTGAAAAAGTGTCCTAGTTGA
- the LOC134192821 gene encoding uncharacterized protein LOC134192821, with protein MYLLMHPLRGPGRSTVIVGKSVHNQRIERMWRDVYEGVVYFNHSLFYHLESIGMLDPSNELDLFCLHFVYISRINSHLTSWQKAWIKHPMRSEHNLTPEQLWTMGLQRIATSNNHIASEVFEVRYFQDGDQQFGIDWGGPVSHEDTYEVVHVPETPTPLSITYIEELQATVSPLEPSIHYGIDLYERALLFVSQNVGCVV; from the exons aTGTATCTCCTTATGCATCCACTCCGTGGCCCTGGAAGAAGTACAGTTATTGTAGGGAAGAGTGTGCACAATCAAAGGATTGAACGTATGTGGAGAGATGTTTATGAAGGAGTTGTCTATTTCAACCATAGTCTGTTTTATCACCTGGAATCTATTGGTATGCTTGATCCTAGCAATGAACTGGACCTTTTCTGCCTCCACTTTGTTTATATTTCGCGTATTAACTCTCACTTGACATCCTGGCAAAAGGCATGGATTAAACATCCCATGAGATCTGAGCACAACCTGACTCCAGAGCAGCTGTGGACAATGGGTTTGCAAAGAATTGCCACTTCTAATAATCACATTGCAAGTGAAGTCTTTGAGGTAAG GTATTTCCAGGATGGAGATCAGCAATTTGGTATTGACTGGGGAGGACCTGTGTCTCATGAAGACACTTATGAAGTGGTTCACGTGCCTGAGACGCCTACTCCTCTTAGCATTACTTATATAGAAGAACTTCAAGCAACTGTTTCACCTCTGGAACCTAGTATACATTATGGTATAGATTTGTATGAAAGGGCATTACTATTTGTATCTCAGAATGTTGGTTGTGTAGTTTAG
- the LOC134192820 gene encoding uncharacterized protein LOC134192820 yields MRSYNWHVKLFDGPIQQTGLGIMDQITPYLSKNLLIGAVDAVLSLADQAKQESSREPCSSSAIRRPSFATFGSGRSAERPTREEAISQGASASMEEHRRLFGYRPAKGIGKRSKNVRGARRRCSISTWKKDCICLCDKEQSLKPSSEEKIELAKMGLGLGEALFDGDGDAEQIHRVLLEKFPALEACGGIRFCVLLKTPTTWLK; encoded by the exons ATGCGGTCATACAATTGGCACGTTAAACTGTTTGATGGCCCTATTCAGCAAACTGGCCTGGGAATAATGGATCAAATCACGCCATACCTAT CGAAGAACCTATTGATCGGGGCCGTAGATGCCGTTTTATCGCTTGCCGATCAAGCGAAACAAGAATCTTCGCGAGAGCCGTGCAGCTCCTCAGCGATCAGACGTCCAAGCTTTGCTACTTTCGGATCGGGAAGAAGCGCTGAAAGACCTACACGTGAAGAAGCAATTAGTCAAGGTGCAAGCGCTAGCATGGAAGAGCACCGACGTCTTTTTGGCTACCGTCCGGCAAAGGGTATAGGCAAGAGGAGCAAGAACGTTCGTGGTGCCCGACGTAGGTGCAGCATCAGCACGTGGAAGAAGGATTGCATTTGCCTTTGCGATAAAGAGCAGTCGCTGAAACCTTCATCCGAAGAGAAGATTGAGCTAGCAAAGATGGGATTGGGTTTGGGAGAAGCGCTATTCGATGGAGATGGCGATGCGGAGCAAATTCACCGTGTCTTACTAGAAAAGTTCCCAGCGCTTGAAGCTTGTGGGGGTATACGCTTTTGCGTCTTGCTGAAAACTCCCACCACATGGTTGAAATAG
- the LOC134193052 gene encoding protein FAM117B-like produces MSQPNRPIKPSVGSTNSSRPQPVKATQPFTLRQPSPTKNQATASTTSSTKKSPRSSPSLFTPDRFSPRGRLPADSRSSPERRSPVAAVQSHLASNRDRSRPGLSQRVTSPGNNTSLPRTGSLDTLCVSGGRCSSPAVQLVTPRVVNKSTQTSPEDLVEMPQLHKRSNSLGSADYREKLRQNCQRERHSTITPVQGNHQSLQLPPLSRQSPIISVPMQYLGKNMRCSLEGLNKEVENLVSSFNDMKNRPLTPDGRKPPVMPILRRQHSVDVETQTRLQDLSLDAGSDFDYGISMGISPVTLTIQQSSVSSPLSLGRSESVGNESPEQSVSYGKLPPASPKCSFARDPPIGLERVVMIQEFRRATTTTCFVEEGPDPSKVGFVLKSDDSTPFLRIPAKRPIGPVVKGPLTNKSVSPQATAVSQ; encoded by the exons ATGAGTCAACCAAACAGACCCATCAAACCCTCCGTCGGCTCGACAAACTCTTCCCGACCTCAACCGGTGAAAGCAACGCAACCCTTCACGCTCCGACAGCCAAGTCCGACGAAAAATCAAGCGACTGCCTCCACAACGTCGTCGACGAAGAAAAGTCCTCGCTCATCGCCGTCTCTTTTCACTCCCGACCGTTTTAGTCCGCGCGGCCGTCTTCCGGCGGACAGCAGGTCATCACCAGAGCGGAGAAGCCCTGTAGCAGCTGTGCAAAGTCATCTTGCAAGCAACCGAG ATCGCTCACGCCCAGGTTTGTCTCAGCGTGTTACGTCACCTGGCAACAACACGTCTCTTCCAAGGACTGGCTCGCTTGATACTCTGTGTGTTAGCGGTGGGCGCTGTTCGAGTCCAGCGGTGCAACTGGTCACGCCCCGTGTTGTCAACAAATCGACTCAG ACATCTCCCGAAGATTTGGTAGAGATGCCACAGTTACACAAGAGGTCAAACTCATTGGGCAGTGCCGACTACAGAGAG AAACTTCGACAAAACTGCCAACGAGAGAGACACAGCACGATAACGCCTGTTCAAGGAAATCACCAGTCATTGCAGTTGCCACCATTATCAAGACAGTCGCCGATCATTAGTGTGCCCATGCAGTACTTGGGGAAGAACATGAGATGTAGCCTTGAGGGATTGAACAAGGAAGTAGAGAACTTGGTGTCGAGCTTTAACGACATGAAAAACAGA CCGCTGACACCTGACGGTCGGAAGCCTCCTGTTATGCCAATCCTACGAAGGCAACATAGTGTAGACGTGGAAACTCAGACCCGATTACAAGATCTCTCACTGGACGCCGGAAGCGATTTCGATTATGGAATCTCAATGGGCATTTCGCCTGTAACACTCACCATCCAACAGTCATCCGTGTCGTCGCCACTCTCATTGGGTCGGTCAGAATCTGTTGGAAACGAGTCGCCGGAGCAGTCAGTGTCGTACGGCAAACTTCCGCCGGCATCTCCAAAGTGTTCGTTTGCGAGAGATCCCCCGATTGGATTGGAGCGAGTCGTCATGATACAGGAATTTCG GAGAGCAACGACCACGACCTGTTTCGTGGAAGAAGGCCCGGATCCTTCTAAGGTCGGTTTCGTATTGAAGAGTGACGACAGCACACCGTTTTTACGCATTCCGGCCAAACGGCCTATTGGTCCAGTCGTAAAGGGGCCGCTTACAAATAAGAGTGTCAGTCCGCAAGCCACCGCTGTCAGCCAATAA